In one window of Arachis ipaensis cultivar K30076 chromosome B06, Araip1.1, whole genome shotgun sequence DNA:
- the LOC107646525 gene encoding uncharacterized protein LOC107646525: MVAHAVDRIHATNATVTDEETVILFNDEDIKNGIKKCSKSLVSRLFSDRKISPETIEAALYAIWSQPIGFKVMDHGRNLFQFFFDNETDLIRIERGAPWLFKDYILNLQRWNEDLEIKDEEFATVPTNVLRTGPDRPV, encoded by the coding sequence ATGGTAGCACATGCTGTTGATCGAATTCATGCTACCAATGCTACTGTGACAGATGAAGAAACAGTCATTCTGTTCAATGATGAGGACATAAAGAATGGGATAAAAAAATGCTCGAAGAGTCTTGTAAGCAGGCTATTTTCAGATCGAAAAATTAGTCCAGAAACTATTGAGGCAGCTTTATATGCGATCTGGAGCCAACCGATAGGTTTCAAAGTCATGGATCATGGGAGAAACTTGTTCCAATTCTTCTTCGACAATGAAACGGACTTGATCAGGATTGAAAGAGGTGCACCTTGGCTTTTCAAAGACTACATTTTGAATCTACAAAGGTGGAATGAGGACTTGGAGATTAAAGATGAGGAGTTTGCAACGGTTCCAACCAATGTTCTGAGAACCGGACCAGATCGACCGGTTTAA
- the LOC107645950 gene encoding uncharacterized protein LOC107645950 isoform X1, protein MERSEIIKRCVSFYEEMRSNHEERMLFFVLTLFVYFRDRTTGQLSLGGRMNSRIRREALERIVGEGDMNCIWELRMNTNTFANLCELLQVHGGLTEDGHVSLPEQVATFLIILAHHKKNRSLQVRFCRFSETVSKYFNKVLKSVIRIQGMLFAKATPVAEDCVDPTWRRFKGCLGALDGTYIEVTVPESEKARYRTRKGKICTNVLGVCNREMGFVYVLSGWEGSASDSRVLRDVITRCNSLKIPHGNYYLVDAGYTNGPGFLAPYRGTRYHVREWAQGARAPRNYQEYFNRVHSSARNIIEHCFGLLKKRWSILRSPSFYPLKTQFQIIIACCLLQNFIRKSMEMDPEEEGSILDEFTPDGDEEQDGLIDVVENTNE, encoded by the exons ATGGAGCGGTCGGAAATTATTAAGCGATGCGTGTCTTTTTATGAAGAGATGAGATCCAACCATGAAGAAAGAATGTTGTTCTTTGTGCTTACGCTGTTTGTTTACTTTAGGGATAGAACTACTGGGCAACTATCGTTAGGCGGAAGAATGAATAGTAGAATTAGACGTGAGGCGTTAGAGCGTATTGTTGGTGAGGGTGATATGAATTGTATCTGGGAGTTGAGAATGAACACAAATACCTTTGCTAACTTGTGTGAGTTGCTCCAAGTTCATGGAGGACTTACAGAGGATGGTCATGTAAGCCTGCCGGAGCAGGTTGCGACCTTCTTAATTATCTTAGCGCATCACAAGAAAAACCGTAGTCTACAGGTTAGATTTTGTAGGTTCAGCGAGACAGTGAGTAAGTATTTTAATAAAGTTTTGAAGTCTGTAATACGGATTCAAGGGATGTTGTTCGCGAAGGCTACACCAGTTGCCGAGGACTGTGTGGACCCCACATGGAGAAGGTTTAAG GGTTGCTTGGGAGCATTAGATGGCACTTATATAGAGGTGACAGTCCCCGAGTCTGAGAAGGCAAGGTACCGGACAAGAAAGGGTAAAATATGCACGAATGTCTTAGGGGTGTGTAACCGGGAGATGGGTTTTGTCTACGTACTCAGCGGATGGGAGGGTTCGGCATCTGATTCACGGGTACTTCGAGATGTAATAACTCGTTGTAATAGTCTTAAGATACCCCACG GTAATTACTATTTAGTTGATGCTGGCTACACAAATGGTCCGGGGTTTCTTGCACCGTATAGAGGGACTCGATATCATGTAAGAGAGTGGGCCCAGGGAGCACGTGCACCGCGCAACTACCAAGAATATTTTAATCGGGTACACTCTTCTGCAAGGAATATTATTGAGCACTGCTTTGGTTTGCTGAAGAAGAGGTGGTCCATCTTAAGAAGCCCTAGCTTTTATCCCCTAAAGACACAATTTCAGATAATTATTGCCTGTTGTTTGCTGCAAAATTTCATTAGAAAGAGTATGGAGATGGATCCGGAGGAGGAAGGTAGCATATTGGATGAATTCACGCCCGATGGAGACGAGGAACAAGATGGATTGATCGATGTGGTCGAAAACACGAACGAGTAG
- the LOC107645950 gene encoding uncharacterized protein LOC107645950 isoform X2 gives MNSRIRREALERIVGEGDMNCIWELRMNTNTFANLCELLQVHGGLTEDGHVSLPEQVATFLIILAHHKKNRSLQVRFCRFSETVSKYFNKVLKSVIRIQGMLFAKATPVAEDCVDPTWRRFKGCLGALDGTYIEVTVPESEKARYRTRKGKICTNVLGVCNREMGFVYVLSGWEGSASDSRVLRDVITRCNSLKIPHGNYYLVDAGYTNGPGFLAPYRGTRYHVREWAQGARAPRNYQEYFNRVHSSARNIIEHCFGLLKKRWSILRSPSFYPLKTQFQIIIACCLLQNFIRKSMEMDPEEEGSILDEFTPDGDEEQDGLIDVVENTNE, from the exons ATGAATAGTAGAATTAGACGTGAGGCGTTAGAGCGTATTGTTGGTGAGGGTGATATGAATTGTATCTGGGAGTTGAGAATGAACACAAATACCTTTGCTAACTTGTGTGAGTTGCTCCAAGTTCATGGAGGACTTACAGAGGATGGTCATGTAAGCCTGCCGGAGCAGGTTGCGACCTTCTTAATTATCTTAGCGCATCACAAGAAAAACCGTAGTCTACAGGTTAGATTTTGTAGGTTCAGCGAGACAGTGAGTAAGTATTTTAATAAAGTTTTGAAGTCTGTAATACGGATTCAAGGGATGTTGTTCGCGAAGGCTACACCAGTTGCCGAGGACTGTGTGGACCCCACATGGAGAAGGTTTAAG GGTTGCTTGGGAGCATTAGATGGCACTTATATAGAGGTGACAGTCCCCGAGTCTGAGAAGGCAAGGTACCGGACAAGAAAGGGTAAAATATGCACGAATGTCTTAGGGGTGTGTAACCGGGAGATGGGTTTTGTCTACGTACTCAGCGGATGGGAGGGTTCGGCATCTGATTCACGGGTACTTCGAGATGTAATAACTCGTTGTAATAGTCTTAAGATACCCCACG GTAATTACTATTTAGTTGATGCTGGCTACACAAATGGTCCGGGGTTTCTTGCACCGTATAGAGGGACTCGATATCATGTAAGAGAGTGGGCCCAGGGAGCACGTGCACCGCGCAACTACCAAGAATATTTTAATCGGGTACACTCTTCTGCAAGGAATATTATTGAGCACTGCTTTGGTTTGCTGAAGAAGAGGTGGTCCATCTTAAGAAGCCCTAGCTTTTATCCCCTAAAGACACAATTTCAGATAATTATTGCCTGTTGTTTGCTGCAAAATTTCATTAGAAAGAGTATGGAGATGGATCCGGAGGAGGAAGGTAGCATATTGGATGAATTCACGCCCGATGGAGACGAGGAACAAGATGGATTGATCGATGTGGTCGAAAACACGAACGAGTAG
- the LOC107645950 gene encoding protein ALP1-like isoform X4: MLFAKATPVAEDCVDPTWRRFKGCLGALDGTYIEVTVPESEKARYRTRKGKICTNVLGVCNREMGFVYVLSGWEGSASDSRVLRDVITRCNSLKIPHGNYYLVDAGYTNGPGFLAPYRGTRYHVREWAQGARAPRNYQEYFNRVHSSARNIIEHCFGLLKKRWSILRSPSFYPLKTQFQIIIACCLLQNFIRKSMEMDPEEEGSILDEFTPDGDEEQDGLIDVVENTNE; the protein is encoded by the exons ATGTTGTTCGCGAAGGCTACACCAGTTGCCGAGGACTGTGTGGACCCCACATGGAGAAGGTTTAAG GGTTGCTTGGGAGCATTAGATGGCACTTATATAGAGGTGACAGTCCCCGAGTCTGAGAAGGCAAGGTACCGGACAAGAAAGGGTAAAATATGCACGAATGTCTTAGGGGTGTGTAACCGGGAGATGGGTTTTGTCTACGTACTCAGCGGATGGGAGGGTTCGGCATCTGATTCACGGGTACTTCGAGATGTAATAACTCGTTGTAATAGTCTTAAGATACCCCACG GTAATTACTATTTAGTTGATGCTGGCTACACAAATGGTCCGGGGTTTCTTGCACCGTATAGAGGGACTCGATATCATGTAAGAGAGTGGGCCCAGGGAGCACGTGCACCGCGCAACTACCAAGAATATTTTAATCGGGTACACTCTTCTGCAAGGAATATTATTGAGCACTGCTTTGGTTTGCTGAAGAAGAGGTGGTCCATCTTAAGAAGCCCTAGCTTTTATCCCCTAAAGACACAATTTCAGATAATTATTGCCTGTTGTTTGCTGCAAAATTTCATTAGAAAGAGTATGGAGATGGATCCGGAGGAGGAAGGTAGCATATTGGATGAATTCACGCCCGATGGAGACGAGGAACAAGATGGATTGATCGATGTGGTCGAAAACACGAACGAGTAG